The following nucleotide sequence is from Salvia miltiorrhiza cultivar Shanhuang (shh) chromosome 7, IMPLAD_Smil_shh, whole genome shotgun sequence.
taaaatactaaaatacCCTTTACGGTCCCCACCACTTTAATTTTCGCGCAACATGACACGTGCCCACGATGTGGACACGATGGGCACGATTGTGTCCACCATCATGGGCACGATGAGCATgatcgtgtccaccatcgtgcCCATGATCGTGGACACGTGTAATATTGCGCGAAAATTAAAGTGGTGGAGACAGTAAGGGGTATTTTAGTCATTTCGTAGATTTTGATATATAAAAGAGTTAATTTTAAAGAGGGattaaaaatactactccctccgtcccgctattcatgtctcgtattcctttttgggttgtcccaccgataatgtcccgtttcctttttaggaaataataagggcTTACTTAATGCTAATTAAAATGCCTAATGATTAACTAATTGGACTCGGATTTGGGGAGCCCATTTCATTTCCTCTTTAATTTTGGCTCTCGATTCCGCCGCACTGAGAAACCCTAATCTattctgtctctctctctctcgcgaaGCTTCATCTCTCATTTCGCATCACTCCGCCGTCTGAAATCCCTAGTTCGCCGTTTGCCGCCTTTCTTGGGTGTAAGCCGCCGCCTCTCTGCATTCATCTCTCACCTCCTAATCCTTCTCCATCGCCGATAATGTCCCGATCCCTATGATGTAGATTTACAAAAGATCTGAagctatctctctctctctcttacgaCTTTCGTCGAATAACACAAAATTGTTCACTTTCTGAGGGATTCCACCGATTGAATGTCGAAATCCTACGGAGACAAGTATGATTTCAAATGGATGGCTGAGCTGGAGAATTGGATTCAATTGTTGGTGATTGAAGATGGATGCAAAGATTGGCGTCGCCGGGCTTTAGTCCAAGAAGGTACACTCGTCTATCCCTAGTTCTTCCTCCGGTGAAGAACCGATTTGTGATTCAAACCCTAGTTCTTACCCAGATTCATTTTTTATGTGTGAGGAAAACTGGCAACATAGGGATATGAACGACAGCGTGTTGTTGATGCTGAAATCCATGCTGCCTGATTTTTTTCTGGTGAGATCTAGCCTACTCTTTATTTTGGTGTAGGTTCTTGGGCGATCTGTTGTGCTTATGGTTTGGTTTAGGCAATTGCATGTGGGGTTTGCATGTGAGATCTAGCCTACTCTTTGTATTGCCCTGAACCACCCCAGATCATTGATGTTTGTATCTGGGGAGTTTGGTGGTTGATGCACCAAGTGAATATCAAAGCCATCAGCTGAAGCTACTGCCCTGAAATCTGGGtctgagtcttgaatgtgaggCCTAGCATTATCTTGCTGTATATATATGGTTTTGCTTGCATTTGCTGGCCACTTTGCTTTAATAGCAGGGATGatctgattttaaaaaaaaaatcaaataaacaaactCAGCATTTATTCTTAAATAGCCACtgccatacatacatacacactgccatacatacatacacacTGCCACTGCATTTATTCTTAAGTACCCACTGCCATAAATCTTAAGTTCACACTACCACTGCATTTATTCTTAAGTACCCACTGCCATACATTAAAAACTGCCATACATACACAGCATATTGAATCATTCAATACAACTAATCATACACAGAAATCAGTTGAACTTGGAACATGTTGTTGTTACATTTAGGGCATATCTCATTCACCCTATATACCTGGTATATTAGGCAGTCTTTCACTACTTGTTTGGTGATGCTTTGAATTGGTTTCCACTCCATAGTACCTGCTGCCCTGTTCTTACTGTTTCTTTTGGCTGGAACAAGTTCAGTGAATGGAAAAATTCCAATTTTTCCATCAAACAAGCATTCACCATTAGGCCCAAACACTGGCCTACATACAGCACACATGAACATCACCTTGGTGATGAACTTCTTGTTCTTGCATGTCCTATGAGGGTCTATCTCATCAGGTGTCAAATAGAACCGCTGATTACTTTTTGTGATGTagaaccatttctcatcaatGTGAATTGTGTTCTGCATGCTTTTGAAAGTTAAACTCCTAAGAATCCTGtcatattctagagcttctaagGAAAACCGTAGCCTAAGAAACTTGTTTGGAGCAGTTAGATCAGGTTTTATTGCACTAGAATGAGGTCTGATCAGTCCCAATTTAATCCACCTACCCACTGTGCTTTTACTGCATTTAATCCCACATGCAAGCCTTCTTATGGTAGATCTCTTTGACAATTCTAAGCTAGCAATCAAATTTAAATCAAGATGAACCAGTTTTCTCCTTGGCCTAAGCTTTTTTTTACTCAATGAACTTATTACCTCACCACTTGCTCTTTGTTTATTTGCAGCTGCCCAAATACGACTAATCGTTCGTCGGCAACAACTCCACTTTTGAACTGCAGCATTGATCTTGCCTCTAGCTGGTTTTCCATTGTGGCTTCCTTCAAGAAGAAACTGGATTATGGCAGCCCTTTCAAAGGCCGAGAGATCCTTCCTTCTAGCCATGTTGGAGTTTTTTCTGTTTTGTAGGAGTTGTTGTGTGTCAAATGTGGGTTCTGCCCTATTTATAAAGGGTTTAAGTTCTGAACTTGTAAAAAACGGTGGGAAATTTGAATGTTGTTTAAAATTTCAATGCAAAATTCTGGAACAGTTTGCACTTTTTCATTGTGgcgccattttttttttatgctttGCTGCATGTGATGATTGAATTATAGGCAGATGCTGAGTTGGAGAATTGGATTCCAATTCCAAACTTATGCACATGTTTGTTCGAAATTTAggtaagattaaaaaaaattacagattatattaaactaaattaaattacagattatataaaattaaattataaaaaaaagtcttttttaataatgattaaatagaaataattaactATTCCTTAATCACAAACTAAATCATGTGGACCACACTCCTAATTCATCTAATttgcttctccttaatctccgtgccgaaaagtaatgggacatgaatagcgggacggagggagtatatttttaaaaggtGGTATTTTCTTTTATAGGTTTccactttttaatatagtacagATTACAATCCTCAAATTAAATAACATAATCATCGCAAATTGGAAAATTAGAGatgaaattcaaataaatttaaaaattggggtttttaaaaaaaattatcgttTTAGATCGACGATCCTCTATCTCGCCCAAATCAGGATCGTGgagagtttattaattaatcacGGATGTTTTTTACGTTGAGAAACATTTTTTACTGATTGATAGattaactttaaaataattccATTATTTATTGAGTTGGGAAGGGGTGCGGCGCTAAGACATCTTCTAATACGTGAGACGTTCCGCAGCTTGATTGTCCATAAATAGCCAAGGAATTCCATTACATGGATTGTAGTTTAAATTAGAATACAGTCGTTACCTTCTTAGCCCAcatttggttgggtgtttttagaggttggaaagggaatcaagtaaGTGAATCCATTACTTATTGTTTGATTTGGGTAATGAGATAAGTATTACCCTTACTTGAAGGTAACCCAATCATCCAATttattacccctcaaaatagaggagaaataaaagaaagagaattccttactaatgattcctttctattgttaaaccaaacactcaataaaagtaatggttattgttaccattccattcctttatttgattccattctctttccattcatctacttgaaccaaacgagcacttaagTCTCACGCATTATATATCTTAAGGACTCGTTTGCTACTTGGTATGAAATAATATGTGGTATCTTTAACTGAGatatgtattaatttattagatatctATATCATATTTGGTAAGATATAATGTAAAAAAGTGTAACGTGATACATAATTAATCCAAAAGATATAAATAATGGATAATGTGTCATTAATTGATAAAAgactttaatttttgaaatgaataactattataatattatagGTATACAACCCACTCTTATTATGTATGGCAAATGAGCATTAAAggtactaatttttttttcaaaaaaaatcaaaatcataCGTTTTGTTTATAATAAACATGCGAGAAGATGGCTTATTCCACGGTACCAATTACTCGTGTGTCGATATTAATAAACATGCTTAATTTGCTATATGGTAGTTACATTATTGTACGAAGCGTAAACTTTTTGAAATAAATGTGTCTATATCTTACTATATTTTTGGGAAGCGAATCCCTCaagaatataataaataaaataataaaatggaATAAGTCACCAAccaacatactccctccgtcccgcccaagatgctacatattcctttttgggccgtcccaacgaagatgctacatttctatatttggcaaaaataaggaattttaaacacttaattaacactaattaagtatttctttattacattctctctcctactttatcactttattatcttctctttcttactttatcactttctctcgcctactttatcactttattaccttatttttcttattttatcactttctctctcctactttatcactttattattacacacttaaaacattaatctacaactccttaaatcccgtgccgaaaggtaaatgtagcgtcttggccgggacggagggagtatatagtaaAAGTGAAATTTAAAAGCTGCCAATTTTAtgcaagtttgatggtgtagGGTATCCGAGGTCCATTGTCTAAATTGGTGAGGAACATCAATTATTTGTCAtgatacatacatacatattaTAAATTGGAGATGAGATGCACCTCAATCTAGCATGACAATCTTGACTTACCCACTCTATTAAGGTTTTTGCCTGCCTCTAAATAACTCTTTATACTTACcaccttaattaatttaattagctTATATACACCATACTATATTTCCCTTTTCCAACTCACATCATAAACGCCTCAACGCCATTGATTGACTTTTGtatttcttttctctcttttccctTTTCTCTCGTCTTGTATATATCCTAATCAATCTGCATATCACTTTTGTCAAATGATACATATATGCTTTTCCAAGAAATCCCTAATTACGCAGGGCCCATGTGTAGCAATTTAATTGGTAGCTTAATCATTTTGATTTGGTATACTAGCTGACAAGATTTGTCAAAACCAACTTGTGACTTGATGATCAAACAGTTATAAAGGGTACACTCACAAACATTTTTCTCTAACGcatgaataattttttaaatttttttagggcTAATGCCTGAATAATTAAATactcaatatttataaattgaaattCCATGACAATAACTTCAACTTTTTTTGGGTTAGGTTTTGGGGGGGACTTCTGTTCATTATATAACGATTGTGTTATACTTGAGAAACTatacgagagagagagaggagagacgCAAAGTTAGTTTCATATCCACACATAGAGCTAGAGGTGGTATGCTTTACGGCAGCCCACACATAACATTGATGATCTGTCGCCTTTGCGTAGCACTCGCATCATCATAGCCGTTGAGTATGAAGTCAACCGCATCCTACTATGAAAGAAGATCTTTTTGAGGATTCTCAGCGTCTCTTCTCTTCAAATTCAATCCTAAAAGAAAACTGTTTGTGTTATTTATTCTTCTCTGCTATGTGATGATCATACCATATATCCTAATTAGCATCCAACTATCTATTCTCTTTTAACCTTAATCTCGTTACTTACTCACTCTCATATATTTTAttgcaaaaatttatttatttatttttaatttttttaagttaaaatatttttcatatataactttgctcataaaaatgcataattttGCATacaaaaattcatgtattttttgtatGGTTCAGACCGAGTGGAGGGGGGACAATTTTTTCTTTCTACTTTTTAAGCTGACATGTATTTCATGCATAACATTGCATTCAAAAATACATATGCATAACCACAAATATGCATAGTATTGCACATAAAAATATATGCGTTTTATGCATGGTTCAAAAGGGTGGGGGAGGGGGAAGGAGAGGTCAGCGGTGAGAAATACCTGATTGGAAGCATAATGCAATGCATTTTTGGTACAATGTTCACTTTTGTGTACAAGGTTatacatttttgtgtgaaatgttatgcataactttaaaaataaaaataaataaataaaatatttcgacGGGGGTCAAtggtgaaaaatattttattgaacgcaaaatgcaatgcatttttatgtacaatgttatgcatttttgtgtgcaaaCTTATGCATGAAAAACATGTCagcttaaaaaaaaactaaaaaaagtctattattcaaaaaatttattctGATTTCACCCATGTGCGTATTTTGCCTTTAAAGTCTTGAATGCCCTCTGCCATGTGTCACGTACTTGGGTGCGTCACATGGACAAAATACGTGGTCCAAAATTAATAGTACATGAGTACTACGCGAGCCCATTCTTATAGGATCAATATACTAGATTAAGGGGGTGGATCTATAGGATCCATCTTATATATAGGTGGTCCAGACTTGGTACTAAATTCGTGTGTTATTGAGGAATATATACCAACATGTGATAGTGGAGATAAACCTTATGTTGGGAGGAAGTTTGATTTATTAGGTGATGCTGAAAACTTTTATAAAGTGTATGCACTTAATTGTGGTCTTGAGGCACGTCTTGGTCTTGTTAAACGTTCTCAGAGTGGAGTTATTATCGTAGGCTAGTTCTATGTAGCAAGAAGGGTGAGAAGAGTGTTTCTGATGATAATTGTGctgtaaaaaaaagaaaaaaaaagcgtAGATTGACTACGCGGGTAAACTGCAAGGCTCATGTCATTGTAAATTGTGTTGTTGATGGTAATggttattttattcaaaatttgatGAGGAACACACATATGGATTTGCTTATGATCTTTATAAATATTTCTTGAGGTCTATTCGGGTTTCGGATAAAGGTCATAAGACTTTTGTTTTGAACCGTCTTAGATCGAATTGGTCATGTTAAGTCATTTCGGTTGTTTAAGGAATTGGTTGGAAGCTACAATCAAGTGGCATGTACCAGTATTGATTTTAAGAATTTTGCACGTTACTTGTGTGCATATGTTCATGGTTGTGATGCTCAGAGATTGATAGTAGGCTCAATTTTGATTATAGTGTTGTTGGTTCTGATAAGCTAACATGTTTGTTTTGGATTGATTCAATAGCAATGGATAAATACAAAGTATTCAGAGAAGCTGTTTCTTTTTATGTATATTGTAAAGTACCTTTACGCATATAGTTTCAATAACATAAGCACGTTTTGTCGATGTAACACCtcgtattttgagaagctatttgtgccctagctcgaacttaaattgagttttaaatagtagctagagtatttatgcacgtgggcgaataaatgagataagaattattGAGAGTTTATtaggaggcgatattattttctcgggCCTTATAAATTCTATCAttgagaaacctatcttcgccctatatttttattgaaatgtctatgtgatataaatattttacttggtagaatattcacatatgaattagtgatgcattgttattatgctattagtaatatcataattgagataaatttttcctcacacataaatagatatattttcatgggatatattcctacacacAAGATGAGAAATaaattattcaagtatatatatatatatatatatatatatatatatatatatatctctctctCCCGCCTATCTCCCTCCTCTCGTTCCTTTCTATTTCTTTCCCTTACATGAAGCACACATGCATGCATAGTAACCCCTCGCTAGACCTAACTCTAACTAGCCAACAAGCTTCCCCAATCCATGCTCTCACAAACCATGTTCTCTGTCTCTCCTCCCTTTCCCCCTCAACTCTCgacctctctcatctctctctcttctctcttctcttcttctctcttctcactctccaGCCTCCTAACCCACGGCACTCTCCCATTTTCAACCCCTAAGACCTACATCCCATAGCAATCTCTTGAAGATTATGCATTTATTGTGATAAGACCACACCATCCCATCACCTCTCACTCTAAGCACgtttctctctttcttcctcCTCTTAAGTTCGTCCAGCACCTTCCTCCATGTAGCCTCACTATTTTCTCCTCTTGTCTCACCAAATATACTAAAAGATTAAGGTTCCAAAAGTGTTCATCTCCAGCTCAAGCTTTAAGAAAATACCAAGCATCATCCTCTACTCCACCTTCGTTGATTTTGTTGGGAGTAAGCTCATATCCTCATCTTATGTATGTATAAGAAGAATAAGCATGTATAcaattgaagcatgatgagttcttAGTATGAAAAAGCATGAATATAGTGGTGGAATTTATAGATCTATGAGGATATGTGAAGTAGACTTTGATTATCTCAGCTTTGGTTTTTCAACGATTTGAGAATTTTTCACTAAGCTTCTGTATTGCTGAGTTGACGAGGTTTTCCTTAtccaaaaatcttgaaacttTTATGGTGGGTAGACAGAGGTGTCGTGATTTTCTGCCGGAACTGGAAGGGCAGTCACTGGAGTCACACTCTGCTCTgcacttccagctctgctctgctctgctctattAACTCAGCTATGCTCTGTtagttcagctctgctctgttaactcagctctgctctgattaACTCAGCTCTGTCTGTTAACTCAGCTCAGCTCTGTTATCTCAGCTCGGCTCTGTTAGCTCAACTCTGCTCTGCTAGCTCAGCTCAGCTCAGCTCTG
It contains:
- the LOC130994222 gene encoding uncharacterized protein LOC130994222: MARRKDLSAFERAAIIQFLLEGSHNGKPARGKINAAVQKWSCCRRTISRIWAAANKQRASGEVISSLSKKKLRPRRKLVHLDLNLIASLELSKRSTIRRLACGIKCSKSTVGRWIKLGLIRPHSSAIKPDLTAPNKFLRLRFSLEALEYDRILRSLTFKSMQNTIHIDEKWFYITKSNQRFYLTPDEIDPHRTCKNKKFITKVMFMCAVCRPVFGPNGECLFDGKIGIFPFTELVPAKRNSKNRAAGTMEWKPIQSITKQVVKDCLIYQIIPAIKAKWPANASKTIYIQQDNARPHIQDSDPDFRAVASADGFDIHLVHQPPNSPDTNINDLGWFRAIQRVG